In Electrophorus electricus isolate fEleEle1 chromosome 1, fEleEle1.pri, whole genome shotgun sequence, a single window of DNA contains:
- the LOC113573247 gene encoding heparan sulfate glucosamine 3-O-sulfotransferase 6, which translates to MGCSICRTRLNFGRALSKASLPFTMLLLSACLFYCLTGLCDSAPKIGNQLMLLRYNGPDKAQFVAISHHMEPPKNRTASAAVTLSARFVSALSQPLVPENSLLETFAKSGIFVSNTYGSKKFPQAVIIGVKKGGTRALLEFLRVHPDVRAVGAEPHFFDRFYDKGLEWYRNLMPRTLDGQITMEKTPSYFVTKEAPSRLCAMSCETKLIVVVRDPVTRAVSDYTQTLSKNPELPSFQSLAFKNVSSGAVDTTWSAVRIGMYAQHLDNWLRHFPLSHLLFVSGERLVSDPAEEMGRVQDFLGLKRIISDKHFYFNHTKGFPCLKKPEGSSRPRCLGKSKGRTHPRIPTEVLHKLREFYRPFNLRFYQISGQDFGWE; encoded by the exons ATGGGATGCAGTATATGCAGAACTAGGCTGAACTTCGGGAGAGCGCTGTCCAAGGCATCGCTGCCATTTACAATGCTCTTGCTTTCTGCATGTCTTTTCTACTGTTTAACGGGATTGTGCGACTCTGCGCCGAAAATCGGCAATCAGCTAATGTTATTAAGATATAATGGGCCGGATAAAGCGCAGTTCGTAGCTATCTCTCATCACATGGAACCTCCAAAAAACAGGACCGCGTCCGCAGCAGTCACGCTGTCCGCTCGGTTTGTCAGCGCACTTTCACAGCCCCTGGTCCCGGAAAACAGCCTACTCGAGACTTTCGCCAAAAGCGGAATCTTTGTTTCAAACACTTATGGTAGTAAGAAATTTCCTCAGGCTGTAATAATCGGAGTTAAGAAAGGGGGCACGAGGGCACTGCTGGAGTTTCTACGCGTTCACCCTGACGTCCGTGCAGTGGGAGCCGAACCGCATTTCTTTGACAGATTCTATGACAAAGGACTTGAGTGGTACAG AAACCTGATGCCAAGGACCCTTGATGGGCAGATTACCATGGAGAAAACGCCCAGCTACTTTGTCACCAAAGAGGCCCCATCCCGGCTCTGCGCCATGAGCTGTGAGACCAAACTCATCGTGGTGGTGCGGGACCCAGTGACCCGAGCTGTGTCGGACTACACCCAGACTCTGAGCAAGAATCCTGAGCTGCCCTCCTTCCAGAGCCTGGCATTCAAGAATGTGAGCTCAGGGGCCGTGGACACCACGTGGAGTGCCGTGCGCATCGGTATGTATGCCCAGCACCTGGACAACTGGCTGCGTCACTTCCCACTCTCACACCTCCTGTTTGTAAGTGGTGAGAGGCTGGTGAGCGACCCAGCCGAGGAGATGGGCCGCGTGCAGGATTTCCTGGGCCTTAAGCGCATCATCAGTGACAAGCACTTCTACTTCAACCACACCAAGGGCTTCCCCTGCTTGAAGAAGCCAGAGGGCAGCAGCAGACCCCGCTGCCTGGGGAAGTCCAAGGGCAGGACTCACCCCCGCATCCCCACCGAGGTGCTGCACAAGCTCAGGGAGTTCTATAGGCCTTTCAACCTCAGGTTCTACCAAATAAGTGGACAGGACTTTGGCTGGGAATGA